The Sporosarcina luteola DNA window ACCCGCAGTAATGACGCCGCCACGGCAGCAGCCTTCGACGGAAACATGCTTCTTAGCGCTCACGGAGCAATTGTACAGTCCGGAATCGGTCACTTCGATCGTCCCATTGCAAGACAGCGCACTGTTGATGGCGTATGGAATCTTCAACAAAGAGCAACAGCTTCCACCTGCCGAGTATTGCTCTACCAGCGCGTGGGCCTCCTTCAATAGCTTTGAAAACTCCTCCGCATTCCGGACAACTGTCATCGATGTATCCGTAAAGACGTTATACAGTTTTTCGATGACCGGTTCCCATCCAGGTGATAATTCGGTGGAATGGTTCTTCGCTTTTTGAATGAATTCATTTTTATCGTGTTCAAACTCCAAGTATTTCTCTTTCAGAATGACCAATACAAGCTCTTTCAATTCACTGGCATCGACTTCTTCCGGCTTGACGCCTCTACTTTGGATGATTTGAAGGATTGTATCCTTTATCCTCTCCAAATAGGAAAGAAGTCCGTTCAATTGCTCCGCCAGCGCTTCTTCCAACACTTCCTGCATCCCGACTGTCACGGTCGAGGAAAGGACATTCCCTTCGATGATGGCGGACGTTCCCGCTTCAATAGTCGCTTTCCGTACTGCTCCGCAAATGAAAACCTTCCCTGTCGCCCCGACGAACATGGAGTTTTCCACATCCTGCGCGATTCGTACATCACCGTCGTGTTTAATATCCCCACTTCTCATGTCGACATTCCCGTCATGCAGGAATTCATCAGCCTGTACCATCACGGGCTTCCCCATACTTTCACCCCGAGTCATGTTTTACTTTTATAATAACAAAAAACAGGCCTGTTCACTCAATAAGTGAACAGGCCTGTTTTACTCAAAGACCCGCTTGAACCTCTTCGATCATCTCTTTCATGGAAAGCAATCCGCCGCCTGATAGGTAC harbors:
- a CDS encoding FapA family protein gives rise to the protein MGKPVMVQADEFLHDGNVDMRSGDIKHDGDVRIAQDVENSMFVGATGKVFICGAVRKATIEAGTSAIIEGNVLSSTVTVGMQEVLEEALAEQLNGLLSYLERIKDTILQIIQSRGVKPEEVDASELKELVLVILKEKYLEFEHDKNEFIQKAKNHSTELSPGWEPVIEKLYNVFTDTSMTVVRNAEEFSKLLKEAHALVEQYSAGGSCCSLLKIPYAINSALSCNGTIEVTDSGLYNCSVSAKKHVSVEGCCRGGVITAGEKVSIKETGSTKGVKTVVKTESGGTITIGLARCGTEIWIGDTVHHIDTDTLGVYARIVDGQFVMN